The Rhodocytophaga rosea genome has a segment encoding these proteins:
- a CDS encoding acyltransferase family protein, translating into MFKIADSPILSPAFAQEGRLFSLDAARAFALLIGIVFHGLSSLVSFLPPIVWAVKDTQSSVPVDVFYYVAHVFRMQAFFMLSGFFAHMLYHRKGAQGFLMHRIKRIGVPLLVFWPFMMVATQLLWTWGYKQMGYLAMNPDTAKLGYWEIIGGNFKSFAWLNYGFPLTHLWFLYMLLWFCAALWLLRPVFVKFIDKQGKLRAIADRCMAFLIGRWWGSLVIGLIAVPAMWGMKNGFGVDTPDHSLLPQWAPFIVYGLYFTFGWFLHRQPVLLESIKKYWKVNAVLSLVFIVLVAFSFFSVVYQVVAQGNAPQPPVDPATMQLMSMIYNSLYGLASITGMFAFTGVMLAFFSRNNSVIRYLSDASYWMYLIHLPVVVLFQILVAPYAWHWSIKVVAILLPSLLILLVSYHILVRYTFIGKLLNGRKYTRKEETKVNIAAEVAR; encoded by the coding sequence ATGTTTAAAATAGCTGATTCTCCCATACTTTCTCCTGCCTTTGCGCAAGAAGGACGTTTGTTTTCCCTAGATGCTGCCAGGGCATTTGCTTTACTGATTGGCATAGTATTTCATGGTCTAAGTTCCCTGGTTTCGTTTCTGCCTCCTATTGTATGGGCAGTAAAAGATACCCAGAGTAGTGTTCCGGTAGATGTTTTTTACTATGTGGCGCATGTATTCCGGATGCAGGCTTTTTTTATGCTGTCCGGATTTTTTGCACACATGCTCTACCATCGCAAGGGTGCACAAGGCTTTTTAATGCATAGAATCAAGCGCATTGGTGTGCCGCTGCTTGTATTCTGGCCCTTTATGATGGTGGCAACCCAACTGTTATGGACCTGGGGATATAAGCAAATGGGTTATTTAGCCATGAATCCGGATACGGCAAAACTGGGATATTGGGAAATTATAGGTGGTAATTTTAAATCGTTTGCCTGGTTAAACTACGGATTTCCGCTCACACACCTGTGGTTTTTGTATATGTTGCTTTGGTTTTGTGCCGCCCTATGGCTATTACGTCCGGTTTTTGTAAAATTTATCGATAAGCAAGGTAAACTCCGGGCAATTGCCGACAGATGTATGGCTTTTCTTATTGGAAGATGGTGGGGCAGCCTGGTTATTGGATTAATAGCCGTGCCTGCTATGTGGGGCATGAAAAATGGCTTTGGTGTAGATACGCCAGACCATTCATTGTTGCCGCAATGGGCGCCGTTTATAGTATATGGTTTGTATTTTACGTTTGGATGGTTTTTACACAGGCAACCAGTGCTGCTTGAATCAATTAAAAAATACTGGAAAGTAAATGCCGTGTTAAGTCTTGTTTTTATTGTCTTAGTTGCTTTCTCATTTTTTTCGGTAGTCTATCAGGTAGTTGCTCAAGGGAATGCTCCCCAGCCTCCGGTAGATCCTGCAACCATGCAACTCATGAGTATGATCTATAACAGTTTATATGGGCTAGCTTCCATCACTGGCATGTTTGCTTTCACTGGGGTAATGCTTGCTTTCTTTTCACGGAATAATTCAGTAATCCGCTATCTATCTGATGCTTCCTACTGGATGTACCTGATCCATTTACCGGTGGTAGTGTTATTTCAGATTCTGGTAGCTCCATATGCCTGGCACTGGTCAATAAAAGTGGTGGCTATTTTGCTGCCGAGCCTGCTAATATTATTAGTCAGTTATCATATTTTGGTACGTTATACTTTTATAGGCAAACTGCTGAACGGACGAAAGTATACCAGAAAAGAGGAAACTAAAGTCAATATAGCTGCGGAAGTGGCTAGGTAG
- a CDS encoding DoxX family protein gives MNIMLWVCQLFLALLFSYSGLMKSTQARERLVSIGQTGVDGLSYPLIRFIGITEILGALGIIVPWATHILPLLTPLAALGFSLIMVFAAPIHMKRKEFPAAIFNVFVCCMSIWVAYLRFSQLHA, from the coding sequence ATGAATATTATGCTATGGGTATGCCAGCTATTTCTGGCCCTATTATTCTCTTATTCCGGCCTGATGAAATCAACCCAGGCGCGTGAAAGATTAGTTAGTATTGGCCAGACTGGCGTAGATGGCTTATCGTATCCACTCATTCGTTTTATTGGAATTACCGAAATTTTGGGAGCCCTGGGAATTATTGTTCCCTGGGCTACCCACATTTTACCGCTTCTTACGCCACTTGCTGCCCTTGGTTTTTCACTGATTATGGTATTTGCCGCTCCCATTCATATGAAAAGAAAGGAATTTCCAGCTGCCATCTTTAATGTATTTGTATGTTGCATGAGTATTTGGGTAGCCTACTTGCGATTTTCACAATTGCATGCCTGA
- a CDS encoding Crp/Fnr family transcriptional regulator: MQAFFETVNQFLPLSAESKQALSAILQRMELPKGHVLVRAGTVCHYIYFIEKGLSRTYYLKEDKDVTDWISTENTFACSIVSFITRKPDRRIIELLEDSLLWAIHYQDIEQLYKNHHEIERFGRLVTSHGLVQMQQRFDELHFATAHERYKHLIETSPTIIQRVPLGMIASYLGITGETLSRIRAGFPSKKQI, encoded by the coding sequence ATGCAGGCATTTTTTGAAACCGTTAATCAGTTCCTACCTCTTTCTGCGGAAAGCAAACAGGCGTTATCTGCCATATTACAACGGATGGAACTACCAAAAGGACATGTGCTGGTAAGAGCTGGTACTGTATGTCATTACATCTACTTCATCGAAAAAGGGCTTTCCAGAACGTATTACTTGAAAGAGGACAAAGATGTGACCGACTGGATCAGTACAGAGAATACCTTCGCCTGTTCCATTGTGAGTTTTATCACCCGTAAACCCGACAGGCGGATAATTGAACTGCTGGAAGATTCGCTGTTGTGGGCTATACACTACCAGGACATAGAACAGTTATATAAAAATCACCATGAAATTGAGCGCTTTGGCCGCCTGGTTACTTCGCATGGACTGGTGCAAATGCAACAACGCTTCGATGAACTCCATTTTGCTACAGCCCATGAGCGCTACAAACACCTGATAGAAACCAGTCCGACTATTATACAACGTGTTCCTCTGGGGATGATTGCTTCGTATCTGGGAATTACCGGAGAAACATTAAGCCGCATCCGGGCAGGTTTTCCCAGTAAAAAGCAGATTTGA
- a CDS encoding PadR family transcriptional regulator — translation MKGTQLGEFEEIVLLTIAALYDDAYSVAVLEEIERRMERPMSIGAIHRTMQRLEEKGLVKSRFGEATTERGGRRKRLFTVTPAGERSLFEAKTLRNDLWAAIPKGAFKTSLS, via the coding sequence ATGAAAGGAACCCAACTTGGAGAGTTTGAAGAGATTGTTTTGCTCACCATTGCTGCCTTGTACGATGATGCCTACAGTGTAGCTGTACTGGAAGAAATAGAACGCCGGATGGAAAGGCCCATGAGCATAGGAGCTATTCACCGGACCATGCAGCGGCTGGAAGAAAAAGGCCTGGTAAAGTCAAGGTTTGGGGAAGCAACTACAGAAAGAGGAGGGAGGCGTAAACGCCTTTTCACAGTAACACCAGCCGGAGAAAGATCGCTATTTGAAGCCAAAACACTCCGCAATGATCTATGGGCCGCTATTCCGAAAGGAGCTTTCAAAACAAGTTTGTCATGA
- a CDS encoding ABC transporter permease: MKPVNTPQPPRWAERFLEWIAADHLLEEVQGDLQELFEKRLQYDSLRKARWLYVLDLLKLIHPRLWRKKSSTTSLNPFDMLSTYIKIAFRHLVKNIGYSFLNMGGLAVGLTMAMLIGLWIWDELSFNKNYANYTQIARVLENQTYNGETGTSWAAVPPVGNALRSQYGHDFKHVLMASHPQRIILSAGEKKLIKSGYYFEPGVADMLSLNMLSGTQKGLQEPHSILLSQSLAKAFFGGADPVGKVLEMDNNQAVKVTGVYEDIPQNADFRDMLFIAPWSLYISSNAWIQQDAWWQNGFQAYVQLADHTDMASISAKIRDLKKKAVTGEEAQAKPELFLFPMAKWHLYADFENGISTGGRIQFVWLYGMIGMFVILLACINFINLTTARASIRAKEVGIRKAIGSYRSQLIGQFLSESMVGVMFAFIGSLLLVQLLLPLFNEVADKQLSMPWTHPGFWLIGIGFSMFTGLLAGSYPAFYLSAFKPVKALKGTFQPGRFAATPRKILVVVQFTVSIILIIGTLVVFRQVRFAKDRPVGYDRNGLVMIETPTNEIHSHIDALRDELKKAGVIAELSESLNPMTGMSFSASGYDWGGNSSDPELSFGTVYIDHTFGKTVGWQFKDGRDFSRELATDSTGIVLNESAVRQMGLQDPVDKTIRQTAYGNTEVFHVLGVIKDMLMESPYEPVRPTIYKINPGKGNLANIRIHPHLSPSEALGKIEAVFKKYSPSAPFSYTFIDEAYAIKFSEEERVGKLATLFACLAIFISCLGLFGLALFTAQQRTKEIGVRKVLGASVIDVWLLLSKDFVRLVLFALLIAIPLSYLLMNRWLENYTYRSGIGPWIFVLSGTGALLLAVGTVSYQAIKAALNNPVKSLRNE; encoded by the coding sequence ATGAAACCAGTCAACACTCCTCAACCGCCTCGCTGGGCAGAACGATTTCTGGAATGGATAGCAGCGGATCACTTACTGGAAGAAGTACAGGGCGATTTACAGGAATTGTTTGAAAAACGCCTGCAATACGATAGCCTGCGAAAAGCCAGGTGGCTCTATGTACTGGATCTGCTCAAACTAATTCATCCCAGGTTATGGCGAAAAAAATCCTCTACTACATCTCTCAATCCTTTTGATATGCTTAGTACTTATATAAAAATTGCTTTCCGGCACCTTGTTAAAAATATTGGATATAGCTTTCTTAATATGGGTGGTCTGGCCGTAGGTCTTACGATGGCCATGCTGATCGGTTTATGGATTTGGGATGAACTGTCGTTTAATAAAAATTACGCTAACTATACGCAGATTGCCAGGGTACTGGAAAACCAGACATATAATGGAGAAACCGGTACTTCCTGGGCAGCCGTTCCTCCGGTAGGTAATGCCTTACGTAGCCAGTATGGCCACGATTTTAAACATGTGCTCATGGCATCTCATCCGCAACGGATTATTCTTTCGGCTGGGGAGAAAAAGTTAATTAAAAGCGGCTACTATTTTGAACCTGGCGTGGCAGATATGCTAAGCCTGAACATGCTTTCTGGCACACAGAAGGGTTTACAAGAACCTCATTCCATTTTACTTTCCCAGTCACTGGCAAAAGCCTTTTTTGGAGGTGCTGATCCGGTGGGTAAGGTGTTGGAAATGGATAATAACCAGGCTGTAAAAGTAACGGGTGTGTATGAAGACATTCCGCAGAATGCCGATTTCAGGGATATGTTGTTTATTGCTCCCTGGAGCCTGTATATCAGCAGTAATGCCTGGATTCAACAAGATGCCTGGTGGCAAAATGGTTTTCAAGCATATGTGCAGCTGGCAGATCATACTGATATGGCTAGCATTTCAGCCAAAATACGGGATCTTAAAAAGAAGGCTGTAACAGGAGAAGAAGCCCAAGCGAAACCGGAATTATTTCTTTTTCCTATGGCCAAGTGGCATTTGTATGCAGACTTTGAGAATGGGATCAGTACCGGCGGACGTATTCAGTTTGTGTGGCTCTATGGGATGATCGGAATGTTCGTGATTCTGTTGGCCTGCATTAATTTTATCAATTTAACCACAGCCAGAGCCTCCATACGGGCCAAAGAAGTAGGTATCCGAAAGGCAATTGGCTCCTACCGCAGTCAGCTAATTGGGCAGTTCTTAAGTGAATCGATGGTAGGCGTAATGTTTGCCTTTATAGGATCGTTACTACTCGTACAACTGCTTTTGCCCTTGTTCAATGAAGTGGCTGATAAGCAGCTTTCCATGCCCTGGACTCATCCGGGATTCTGGCTGATTGGTATTGGGTTTAGTATGTTCACTGGCTTGCTGGCTGGCTCTTACCCCGCGTTTTATTTATCAGCATTTAAACCTGTGAAAGCCCTCAAAGGTACGTTTCAGCCAGGCCGTTTTGCGGCAACCCCCCGCAAGATTCTGGTAGTGGTACAGTTTACGGTTTCAATTATACTTATTATTGGCACCCTGGTTGTATTCCGCCAGGTAAGGTTTGCAAAAGACCGTCCAGTGGGTTATGACCGGAATGGCTTAGTGATGATTGAAACGCCTACCAATGAAATTCATAGTCATATCGATGCCCTGCGGGATGAATTAAAAAAAGCAGGCGTAATCGCAGAACTGTCAGAATCGCTCAATCCGATGACTGGGATGAGTTTTAGTGCCAGCGGCTACGACTGGGGAGGTAATAGTTCTGATCCGGAATTAAGTTTTGGAACTGTATACATTGACCATACATTTGGCAAAACCGTTGGCTGGCAATTCAAGGATGGCCGGGATTTTTCCAGAGAACTGGCTACCGATTCCACAGGCATTGTATTGAATGAAAGTGCCGTCAGGCAGATGGGCTTACAGGATCCGGTAGATAAAACGATCCGGCAAACCGCTTATGGCAACACAGAAGTATTTCATGTATTGGGGGTGATCAAAGATATGCTGATGGAATCTCCTTACGAACCTGTCAGACCTACGATCTATAAGATTAATCCGGGAAAAGGAAATTTAGCCAATATTCGGATACATCCTCATTTAAGTCCTTCGGAAGCACTTGGTAAAATCGAAGCAGTTTTTAAAAAATACAGCCCATCCGCACCCTTTTCATACACATTTATTGACGAGGCGTATGCCATAAAATTCAGTGAGGAAGAACGGGTAGGTAAACTCGCTACGCTGTTTGCTTGCCTGGCAATTTTTATCAGCTGCTTAGGACTATTTGGACTCGCCTTATTTACTGCCCAGCAGCGCACCAAAGAAATTGGTGTACGCAAAGTATTAGGGGCTTCGGTAATAGATGTATGGTTGTTGCTTTCCAAAGATTTTGTCCGGCTGGTTTTGTTTGCGTTGCTCATTGCCATCCCTTTAAGCTATCTGCTGATGAACCGCTGGCTGGAGAACTATACCTATCGTTCAGGTATTGGCCCCTGGATATTTGTTCTTTCCGGTACAGGCGCCTTGTTGCTTGCTGTAGGTACGGTGAGTTACCAGGCCATTAAAGCCGCTTTAAACAATCCGGTAAAATCCCTGCGAAATGAATAA
- a CDS encoding ABC transporter permease, with amino-acid sequence MNKANKNASPSPPRWAEQFLEWIAADHLVEEVQGDLQELFEKRLQSMSLRKARWLYVLDLLKLIHPRLWRKKAPLYQSLNPIDMFQHILLLTFRSFRRFKNSFFINLIGLSTGLTSVLLIYLWVFDELSMDKFHENDSRLYQVMINVQEDSTQIRTFETNSHLLAPALVKELPEIEYVTPVGWSTQGIVSVQEKQMRAKGRHAGEDYFHIFSFRLLEGNKQTVLTSKESIAISHELAHKLFGTTENLIGKAITWDQEPYEGTYLISGIFEKLPGNSSERFDFLLTNKLFLEKTTMDVSWHSNPVQVYLTLKKETDVKAFGAKLKRFYQSKLEPSGGNNSSGPIAHMFIRKYSDKYLYGTYENGIQAGGRINYVILFSIIGLFLLLIASINFMNLSTAKASRRAKEIGIKKAIGAGRNSLICQYLSESLILAFLASFLSVVFVFLLLPQFNFITGKELQLQLDPILISGAILITLITGLISGSYPALYLSGFRPVEVLKGKLPTSLGELWVRKGLVVFQFSLSTLFIMAIVVIFKQVDYVQSRNLGYNKDNVLSFEAEGTMNKNLESFLAQVKAIPGVVNTSHMNYSVGSPTGTGGMQWEGKTESIEFSNLEVGYGLIELLGIPLKEGRSFSRDYGTEDAKMILNEIAVQRMGLTDPVGKRVKLWGKEYEIVGVTQNFHFESLYEEVKPCFFRLNPSSKKLVVKIASGREKQTIERLEKLYKSYNPGIPFYFTFLDEEYQALYTAEQKVSTLFTCFAGIAIVISCLGLFGLAAFTAERRRKEIGIRKVLGASEAGIVSLLSREFIQMVSMAILIALPISYLIAKYWLEKFAFRIAVEWWFFAGAGGLALLIATVTVATQTFKAARINPVHTLRDE; translated from the coding sequence ATGAATAAGGCCAATAAAAATGCATCGCCATCGCCTCCTCGCTGGGCAGAACAGTTTCTGGAATGGATAGCCGCTGATCATTTAGTGGAAGAAGTGCAGGGCGATTTACAAGAACTGTTTGAAAAACGCCTGCAAAGCATGAGTCTGCGAAAAGCCAGGTGGTTGTATGTATTGGATTTATTGAAACTGATTCATCCCAGACTCTGGCGAAAAAAAGCGCCTCTTTATCAATCCCTAAATCCTATTGATATGTTTCAACACATTCTCCTGCTCACTTTTCGCTCCTTTAGGCGTTTTAAAAACTCTTTTTTTATCAATTTAATTGGCCTTTCTACCGGACTTACCTCTGTGTTGCTGATTTATTTGTGGGTGTTTGACGAACTGTCAATGGATAAATTTCATGAGAACGACAGCCGCTTATACCAAGTGATGATCAATGTTCAGGAAGATTCCACACAGATCCGCACTTTTGAAACCAATTCACATCTGCTAGCACCTGCCTTAGTTAAAGAACTGCCAGAGATAGAATATGTCACTCCGGTAGGATGGTCTACACAGGGAATTGTTTCCGTTCAGGAGAAGCAAATGAGAGCCAAGGGCAGGCATGCCGGAGAAGATTACTTCCATATATTTTCTTTCAGGCTGCTGGAAGGAAATAAACAGACTGTGCTAACCAGTAAAGAATCAATCGCTATTTCTCATGAACTGGCACATAAACTATTTGGCACCACAGAAAACCTGATTGGAAAAGCCATTACCTGGGATCAGGAGCCATATGAAGGTACCTATCTGATTTCTGGGATTTTTGAGAAACTACCTGGTAATTCATCTGAGCGGTTTGATTTTTTACTCACCAATAAATTATTTCTGGAAAAAACCACCATGGATGTAAGCTGGCACAGCAATCCTGTACAGGTTTATCTGACATTGAAAAAAGAGACAGATGTAAAAGCGTTTGGCGCAAAACTAAAGCGATTCTATCAGTCCAAACTTGAACCATCGGGCGGAAACAACTCATCCGGGCCAATTGCCCATATGTTTATAAGAAAGTACTCAGATAAATATTTATATGGAACCTACGAAAATGGCATACAGGCCGGCGGAAGAATCAATTATGTGATACTGTTCTCCATCATTGGCTTGTTCCTTCTGCTGATTGCCTCCATTAATTTTATGAATTTATCTACTGCCAAGGCATCCAGAAGAGCAAAAGAAATAGGCATTAAGAAAGCCATTGGTGCCGGGCGGAACAGTTTAATTTGTCAATATCTGTCAGAATCTCTGATATTGGCCTTTCTGGCCTCGTTTCTATCGGTGGTGTTTGTTTTTCTGCTGCTGCCACAATTCAACTTTATTACCGGTAAAGAACTACAGTTACAACTGGACCCTATCCTGATATCAGGAGCCATACTCATTACATTGATCACTGGGTTAATTTCTGGCAGTTATCCAGCTTTATATCTCTCAGGATTTAGGCCGGTAGAAGTATTAAAAGGTAAACTGCCCACTTCGTTAGGAGAGCTTTGGGTGCGCAAAGGGCTGGTTGTATTCCAGTTTAGCCTATCTACTTTATTTATTATGGCAATTGTGGTAATTTTTAAACAGGTAGATTATGTACAATCCAGAAACCTGGGATATAACAAAGATAATGTTCTTTCTTTTGAGGCAGAAGGAACGATGAACAAGAATCTGGAGTCGTTTCTTGCCCAGGTAAAAGCTATTCCAGGGGTAGTAAATACTTCCCATATGAATTACAGCGTAGGCAGCCCCACCGGCACTGGTGGTATGCAATGGGAAGGAAAAACCGAAAGTATTGAATTCAGCAATCTGGAAGTTGGCTATGGGCTCATAGAATTACTGGGTATCCCACTCAAAGAAGGCCGCAGCTTTTCCAGGGATTATGGCACTGAAGATGCCAAAATGATTTTGAATGAAATAGCTGTGCAACGCATGGGCCTTACTGATCCGGTAGGCAAACGGGTAAAATTATGGGGTAAGGAATATGAGATTGTTGGCGTAACCCAAAATTTTCATTTTGAATCCCTGTATGAAGAAGTAAAACCTTGTTTTTTCCGGCTTAACCCCAGCAGCAAAAAGCTGGTAGTGAAAATTGCCTCCGGCCGGGAGAAGCAAACCATTGAAAGGCTGGAAAAACTCTATAAAAGCTACAATCCGGGTATTCCCTTTTATTTTACTTTTCTGGATGAGGAATACCAGGCTTTATATACAGCGGAGCAAAAAGTATCCACCTTGTTTACGTGTTTTGCAGGAATAGCCATTGTTATCTCTTGCCTGGGCTTGTTTGGTTTAGCCGCTTTCACCGCCGAAAGAAGGCGAAAAGAGATCGGTATCCGGAAAGTACTGGGTGCCAGTGAAGCAGGTATTGTCAGCCTGTTATCAAGAGAATTTATTCAAATGGTTAGTATGGCTATACTCATCGCTTTGCCCATTAGCTACCTGATTGCTAAGTATTGGTTAGAGAAGTTTGCCTTTAGAATCGCAGTAGAATGGTGGTTTTTTGCAGGTGCCGGTGGATTAGCTTTGTTAATTGCCACTGTAACGGTAGCCACCCAAACATTTAAAGCTGCCAGAATCAATCCGGTACATACCCTTAGAGATGAATAA
- a CDS encoding ABC transporter permease, whose protein sequence is MNKSSKNPSPSPPRWAEQFLEWIAADHLLEEVQGDLQELFEKRLQYDSLRKARWLYVLDLLKLIHPRLWRKKSSPDSPLTPFIMFRHNLVIAFRNLQRRKAYMLINVLGLTLGIACAIQIFTLVKYHLSFDAFHTKADRIYRITTEFHNDKISYNPGVPSPLGDAFRNDYTLAEKVALVASFPDRLVSIPASRDVNKFEENIAFAEPAYFDILDFPLLQGDKNTVLAQPNTAIITQRLAAKYFGEKDPVGQTIRIDNKLDFIITGILQNLPPTTDRRQEIYLSFHNLKDHSPWIIEKDWWWSASKSLQCFILLKPGIAPAQVNQALVNLSNKYYDANAAKLFQFRAQSLSDIHFNADLDGHMNKSNLWALSLIGFFLIITTCVNFINLATAQALSRSKEIGVRKVLGSMRRQLYWQFMAETALIVMLAMGMALIIAFISFPYINQLFDIQLSISLFSDVYLLAFLCALLLVVIFFSGSYPGLVLAGFQPVLALKGKLTQRHIGGFSLRKGLVITQFAISQLLIIGTIVIASQMRYAQQADMGFDKETIVMLPVPDNEKSKISTLGSMLSQITGVEKMTFCNAAPASELLPSTSIQFDSRTESEKFSIYLKAGDDQYTSTFGLQIVAGHNLNPSDTIREYLLNETALQKLGIASTQDAVGKTAIINGYKGTVVGIVKDFHNRSFHAAIDPIYITTLSNNYGSCAVKVNMANLKPTLTAIEKAWGQVYADHIYTYTFLDEKIARFYALDNMMLRLIQLFAGIAIIIGCLGLYGMVSFMAAQKTKEVGIRKVLGASVGSILWLFGKEFIRLLLISFVVAAPVAWWVMNNWLENFTYRVEIGWNVFVLAVFVTMGVAILAVGYKSVRAALMNPTRSLRSE, encoded by the coding sequence ATGAATAAGTCTAGTAAAAACCCATCGCCATCTCCTCCCCGTTGGGCAGAGCAGTTTCTGGAATGGATTGCCGCTGATCATTTACTGGAAGAAGTGCAGGGCGATTTGCAGGAACTGTTTGAAAAACGCCTGCAATACGATAGCCTGCGAAAAGCCAGGTGGCTCTATGTACTGGATCTGCTCAAACTGATTCATCCCAGATTATGGCGAAAAAAATCTTCTCCTGATTCACCTTTAACACCTTTTATAATGTTCCGACATAATTTGGTTATTGCTTTTAGAAATCTGCAACGCCGCAAAGCGTATATGCTGATTAATGTGCTGGGATTAACGTTAGGCATTGCCTGTGCTATCCAGATATTTACTCTGGTTAAATACCATTTGAGCTTTGATGCTTTCCATACAAAAGCCGACCGGATTTACCGCATTACTACAGAGTTTCATAATGATAAAATCAGTTATAACCCTGGTGTTCCATCGCCCTTGGGAGACGCCTTTCGTAATGATTATACCCTGGCAGAAAAAGTAGCCCTGGTTGCCAGTTTTCCTGACCGGCTTGTATCCATTCCTGCTTCCAGGGATGTTAACAAATTTGAAGAGAATATTGCTTTCGCAGAACCAGCCTATTTTGATATACTGGATTTCCCTTTACTACAAGGTGATAAAAATACTGTCTTAGCCCAACCCAACACCGCTATTATTACCCAGAGGCTGGCTGCCAAATATTTTGGTGAAAAAGATCCCGTTGGCCAGACAATCCGCATAGACAACAAGCTTGATTTTATTATTACAGGCATTCTCCAGAATTTACCTCCTACTACAGACCGCAGGCAGGAAATATATTTATCCTTTCATAATCTGAAAGACCATTCACCCTGGATCATTGAAAAGGATTGGTGGTGGAGTGCGAGTAAATCTTTGCAATGTTTTATTCTGCTCAAACCCGGAATTGCCCCAGCCCAAGTAAACCAGGCACTGGTGAACTTATCTAACAAGTACTACGATGCGAATGCAGCCAAGTTATTTCAGTTCCGGGCTCAATCCCTGTCGGATATACACTTCAACGCTGACCTGGATGGACATATGAATAAAAGCAACCTGTGGGCATTATCGCTTATCGGCTTTTTTCTGATCATTACTACTTGTGTGAATTTTATCAATCTGGCTACAGCCCAGGCACTCAGCCGTTCAAAAGAAATAGGTGTCAGGAAAGTGTTGGGCAGTATGCGCAGGCAACTGTACTGGCAGTTTATGGCAGAAACGGCTCTCATTGTGATGCTGGCTATGGGAATGGCATTGATTATTGCCTTTATCAGCTTTCCTTATATTAATCAGCTTTTTGATATCCAACTCAGCATCAGCCTCTTCTCCGATGTGTATCTTCTGGCATTCTTATGTGCACTCCTGCTGGTAGTCATTTTCTTTTCAGGCTCTTATCCTGGTTTGGTACTGGCTGGGTTTCAGCCGGTATTGGCATTGAAAGGCAAGCTAACCCAGCGGCACATCGGAGGATTTTCGCTCAGAAAAGGCTTAGTGATTACGCAATTTGCTATTTCGCAGCTACTCATCATCGGTACAATTGTTATTGCCAGCCAGATGCGTTACGCCCAGCAGGCAGATATGGGTTTTGACAAAGAAACCATCGTGATGTTACCAGTACCTGACAACGAAAAATCAAAAATAAGCACACTTGGTTCGATGCTTTCGCAAATTACCGGGGTAGAAAAAATGACGTTTTGTAATGCAGCACCAGCATCCGAACTGCTTCCTTCTACCAGTATACAATTTGATTCGCGTACAGAAAGTGAAAAATTCTCTATATACCTCAAAGCAGGTGACGATCAATATACCTCTACGTTCGGATTACAAATCGTAGCAGGGCATAACCTGAATCCTTCAGATACTATCCGTGAATACCTGCTCAACGAAACCGCTTTACAAAAACTGGGTATAGCTTCTACGCAGGATGCGGTTGGCAAAACGGCCATTATTAACGGGTACAAAGGCACGGTTGTAGGCATAGTAAAGGATTTTCATAACCGGTCTTTCCATGCGGCAATTGATCCCATTTATATCACTACCCTAAGTAATAATTATGGAAGCTGTGCCGTAAAGGTAAATATGGCCAACCTGAAACCTACCCTGACTGCCATTGAAAAAGCATGGGGTCAGGTTTATGCAGATCATATTTATACCTATACTTTTCTGGATGAGAAAATTGCCCGTTTCTATGCCCTGGATAATATGATGTTGCGGCTGATTCAACTCTTTGCTGGCATAGCCATTATTATCGGCTGCCTGGGTTTATACGGAATGGTATCGTTTATGGCGGCTCAGAAAACCAAAGAAGTAGGCATACGGAAAGTATTGGGTGCCAGTGTGGGTAGTATTCTGTGGCTATTTGGTAAAGAATTTATCCGTCTCTTGCTCATTTCTTTTGTAGTAGCGGCACCAGTAGCCTGGTGGGTAATGAATAACTGGCTCGAAAACTTTACCTACCGGGTAGAAATTGGATGGAATGTTTTTGTGCTAGCCGTTTTCGTAACCATGGGAGTAGCCATACTGGCGGTAGGATATAAGTCTGTGAGGGCTGCCTTGATGAACCCAACCAGGAGTTTGCGGTCGGAGTGA